A genomic segment from Leptolyngbya boryana PCC 6306 encodes:
- a CDS encoding Ppx/GppA phosphatase family protein has translation MVNSIPKPQNNPVTLPIIPPDQDRILAAIDVGTNSIHMVIARIQPHLPAFTIVGREKATVRLGDFCKKTGELSEEAMDRAMAALRRCQDVAKSVNAEHVIAVATSAVREAPNGQAFLQRIENELGLWVNLISGAEEARRIYLGVLSGMSFDNQPHVIVDIGGGSTELILGDGHEPRTLSSTKVGAVRLTAEHIKTDPISSTEFYALQAYIRGMLERSIEDLQAHVKPGERLRMVGTSGTIETLVALNAREKFGTVPTPLNGCEMSVKDLRDWVNRLRKMSLSERLVIPGLNERRAEIILPGAMILLEVMMQLKADSIVICERSLREGVIVDWMVAHGLIEDRLRYQKSVRERSVFKTAQKYQVNLAHSQRVAEFALSLFDQTQGKLHTWGEEERILLWAAAILHNCGHHVGHSSHHKHSYYLIRHAELLGFTEMEIETIANLARYHRKNAPKKRHETYRNLTSKHHRRVVEQLHSLLRLAVALDRRQIGAIQSIECRFDAVQRSFQLLITPTQADDPCSLELWSLDFKKGEFEAEYHVKLTPILQAN, from the coding sequence ATGGTTAACTCCATCCCGAAACCCCAGAATAATCCGGTGACGCTTCCCATCATTCCTCCTGATCAAGACCGCATCCTCGCCGCAATCGATGTCGGAACGAATTCGATTCATATGGTGATTGCCCGCATTCAACCTCATTTACCTGCGTTTACGATTGTTGGACGAGAGAAAGCGACCGTGCGATTGGGAGATTTTTGTAAGAAAACGGGGGAATTGTCAGAAGAGGCAATGGATCGCGCAATGGCAGCCCTCCGACGATGTCAGGATGTCGCCAAAAGTGTGAACGCCGAACATGTGATTGCGGTCGCGACAAGTGCTGTCCGCGAAGCCCCGAATGGACAAGCATTTCTGCAACGAATTGAGAATGAGCTTGGACTTTGGGTCAATTTAATTTCCGGAGCGGAAGAGGCGAGGCGGATTTATCTCGGTGTGCTGTCGGGGATGAGCTTTGATAATCAGCCGCATGTGATTGTAGATATTGGGGGCGGTTCAACTGAGCTAATTTTGGGAGATGGACATGAGCCTCGCACCCTTAGTAGTACCAAGGTGGGCGCGGTTCGACTGACGGCTGAACATATCAAAACCGATCCAATTAGTTCAACTGAATTTTATGCGCTACAGGCTTATATTCGGGGCATGTTGGAACGATCGATTGAGGATCTCCAAGCCCATGTCAAACCTGGAGAACGTCTGCGTATGGTTGGAACGTCAGGCACGATCGAAACTTTAGTCGCACTCAATGCACGCGAGAAATTTGGCACAGTTCCAACTCCGTTGAATGGCTGCGAAATGTCCGTAAAAGATTTGCGCGACTGGGTGAATCGGTTACGGAAAATGAGTCTTTCAGAGCGTTTAGTCATTCCCGGATTAAATGAGCGGCGAGCAGAAATTATTTTGCCTGGAGCGATGATTCTGCTGGAAGTGATGATGCAATTAAAAGCGGACTCGATCGTCATCTGTGAGCGATCGCTGCGAGAAGGCGTGATTGTGGATTGGATGGTGGCACATGGGCTGATTGAAGATCGGCTACGCTATCAGAAATCGGTTCGCGAACGAAGTGTCTTCAAAACAGCACAGAAGTATCAGGTGAATCTAGCGCACAGCCAACGAGTTGCAGAATTTGCCCTAAGTTTATTTGATCAAACTCAGGGCAAACTGCATACTTGGGGCGAGGAAGAGCGAATTTTACTTTGGGCGGCTGCGATTCTACACAACTGCGGGCACCATGTTGGACATTCTTCGCATCACAAGCATTCTTACTATCTGATCCGACATGCCGAATTGTTAGGGTTTACGGAAATGGAGATTGAAACGATCGCAAATCTTGCTCGCTATCATCGTAAGAATGCACCTAAGAAACGTCATGAAACCTACCGAAATTTAACGAGCAAACACCATCGGCGAGTCGTTGAACAATTGCATTCATTGTTGCGTTTAGCAGTTGCCCTCGATCGCCGTCAAATCGGAGCCATTCAATCGATTGAATGTCGTTTTGATGCAGTTCAACGCAGTTTTCAGTTGCTTATCACCCCGACTCAAGCCGATGATCCTTGTTCGCTAGAATTGTGGAGTTTGGATTTCAAAAAAGGGGAGTTTGAGGCAGAATATCACGTCAAACTGACACCGATTTTGCAAGCAAATTAA
- a CDS encoding class I SAM-dependent methyltransferase, whose protein sequence is MSSSSCRFCGSPLHHTFVDLGMSPLCQTHITPEQLNEMEPFYPLHTYVCENCFLVQLQEFVSPQDIFTEYAYFSSYVDALLKNASDYSDLMVERFGFNAQSKVVEIASNDGYLLQYFHKKGIPVLGVEPAVNVSQVAKDKGIPVVNKFFGVQTATELAADGKADLLLGNNVLAHVPDINDFVGGMKIMLKPDGVITMEFPHLMRLMEENQFDTIYHEHFSYLSFMAVNRIFAFHGLTLFDVQEIPIHGGSLRIYARHTDDESKPISDRVTELLEREKTAGFDKLETYSHFTEQVKETKRKLLEFLITAKQKGKSIAGYGAPGKGNTLLNYCGIRTDFLDYTVDRNPYKQGKYTPGTHIPIYSPDKIRETKPDYLLILPWNVKDEVMEQVSYIREWGGQFVVPIPEVKIYA, encoded by the coding sequence ATGAGTAGTTCGAGTTGTCGGTTTTGTGGTTCACCACTGCATCATACGTTCGTTGATTTGGGAATGTCGCCACTGTGCCAAACCCATATCACTCCTGAGCAATTAAACGAGATGGAGCCGTTTTACCCACTCCATACTTATGTTTGTGAGAATTGCTTTCTAGTGCAATTGCAGGAGTTCGTGAGTCCCCAGGACATCTTTACTGAGTACGCTTATTTTTCGTCCTATGTTGATGCGCTGCTCAAGAATGCCAGCGATTATAGCGATCTAATGGTTGAGCGCTTCGGCTTCAATGCTCAGAGTAAAGTGGTTGAGATTGCCAGCAATGATGGATATCTGTTGCAGTATTTCCACAAAAAAGGCATTCCCGTATTAGGCGTTGAACCTGCAGTCAACGTCTCGCAAGTTGCAAAAGACAAAGGCATTCCCGTAGTCAACAAGTTCTTCGGTGTGCAGACTGCAACCGAACTTGCTGCCGACGGCAAAGCTGATTTGCTTCTAGGTAACAATGTTTTGGCACATGTTCCCGACATTAATGATTTTGTCGGTGGCATGAAGATTATGCTGAAGCCAGACGGCGTTATCACAATGGAGTTTCCGCATCTGATGCGGCTGATGGAAGAGAATCAATTTGACACGATTTACCACGAGCATTTCTCGTATTTGTCCTTCATGGCGGTAAATCGCATTTTTGCATTCCACGGGCTGACATTGTTTGATGTGCAAGAAATCCCAATTCACGGTGGATCGCTGCGGATTTACGCGCGCCACACCGACGACGAATCGAAGCCGATTAGCGATCGTGTGACTGAACTGTTAGAACGTGAGAAAACCGCTGGATTCGACAAACTCGAAACCTATTCTCATTTCACAGAACAAGTCAAAGAAACCAAGCGCAAATTACTGGAATTCTTGATCACTGCCAAGCAGAAAGGGAAGAGCATTGCAGGATATGGTGCGCCTGGAAAAGGAAACACCTTGCTCAACTACTGTGGTATCCGGACTGATTTTCTGGACTACACGGTCGATCGCAATCCCTATAAGCAAGGTAAATACACGCCTGGAACCCATATCCCCATCTACTCTCCGGACAAGATCCGAGAAACAAAACCCGATTATCTGTTGATTCTTCCCTGGAACGTCAAAGACGAAGTGATGGAGCAAGTCTCTTACATTCGTGAATGGGGCGGTCAGTTCGTGGTTCCTATTCCTGAAGTCAAAATTTACGCCTAG
- a CDS encoding 4-hydroxybenzoate solanesyltransferase — MWTQPNQSPEPTWRVIARLLRWHKPEGRLILMIPALWAVVLAAQGKPPALLVGIIILGTLATSAAGCVANDLWDRNIDPHVERTRDRPLASRALSVKVGIGVGLISLLCAAGLTVFLNPLTFWLCVAAVPVILLYPAAKRVFPVPQLVLSIAWGFAVLISWSAVSCRDTSNLVCLTQPMWLLWGATILWTLGFDTVYAMSDREDDKRIGVKSSALFFGRYAPYAIAAFYVGTALILAKLGVVMGLNVWYWSALGCSAITWAWQSYQLTQPTIPHSFYAFSFKQNVWIGFILLGGMIAGI, encoded by the coding sequence ATGTGGACTCAGCCGAATCAATCTCCAGAACCGACTTGGCGCGTGATTGCGCGACTTCTACGCTGGCACAAGCCTGAAGGACGACTCATTTTAATGATTCCGGCTCTGTGGGCTGTGGTCTTGGCTGCACAAGGCAAACCACCGGCATTATTAGTCGGCATTATTATTCTAGGAACTTTAGCGACCAGTGCAGCAGGTTGCGTTGCAAATGATCTCTGGGATCGCAATATTGATCCGCATGTCGAACGGACTCGCGATCGTCCTTTGGCTTCAAGAGCACTTTCTGTCAAGGTTGGAATTGGCGTTGGGCTAATTTCACTCTTGTGTGCTGCCGGATTAACAGTTTTTCTAAATCCACTCACATTCTGGCTGTGTGTTGCCGCAGTCCCGGTCATTTTGCTGTATCCAGCCGCGAAGCGAGTTTTTCCAGTCCCGCAGTTAGTGTTATCGATCGCGTGGGGGTTTGCAGTTCTGATTAGTTGGAGTGCGGTCAGTTGCCGTGATACATCAAATTTAGTGTGTCTGACTCAACCGATGTGGTTGCTCTGGGGCGCAACAATTCTCTGGACGTTGGGATTTGACACAGTGTATGCCATGTCCGATCGCGAAGACGACAAACGAATTGGTGTGAAATCAAGCGCCTTATTCTTCGGTCGATACGCGCCTTACGCAATCGCTGCCTTCTACGTCGGAACCGCATTAATTCTTGCGAAACTCGGTGTAGTAATGGGATTAAATGTCTGGTACTGGAGCGCATTAGGGTGCAGCGCGATCACCTGGGCATGGCAATCTTATCAACTCACCCAACCGACAATCCCCCATTCGTTTTACGCTTTCAGTTTCAAGCAGAACGTTTGGATCGGCTTTATTCTCTTAGGCGGCATGATTGCTGGAATCTAG
- a CDS encoding NAD-dependent epimerase/dehydratase family protein, producing the protein MTNPTQTRLRTKDIIAQDLDYICGNLTEEFGTMAGKNLLITGGAGFLGYYFVQAVLHWNQKQESAQQIRLTVYDNYSRGVPTWLTDLKDDPTLTLLKHDMTQPLPADMGDFQYIIHAASIASPTFYRRDPIGTMDANVNGLRNLLEYFKNQKDQGKEVGGFLFFSSSEIYGDPTPENIPTPEDYRGNVSCTGPRACYDEAKRYGETLCVNFAQQYGLPIKSARPFNNYGPGLKITDRRLLPDFARDVFSGRDITMLSDGSPKRTFCYSADSITGYYKVLVKGHAGEAYNIGIETPEISVLELAERVVALSKELFGYEGQVIRKVSEDKDYLVDNPVRRCPVIEKARTHLGYNPTIGIEEGLRRSLIWYEGNQEAEDA; encoded by the coding sequence ATGACTAACCCAACCCAAACCCGACTCCGTACGAAAGACATCATCGCTCAAGACCTTGACTATATCTGTGGCAACCTCACTGAAGAGTTTGGCACGATGGCAGGCAAGAATCTACTCATTACCGGTGGTGCAGGCTTCTTAGGTTACTATTTTGTCCAAGCCGTTTTACATTGGAACCAGAAGCAAGAATCAGCCCAGCAAATTCGCCTCACAGTCTACGATAACTATTCACGAGGCGTTCCGACTTGGCTAACGGATCTCAAAGATGATCCAACTTTGACCTTACTCAAGCATGATATGACTCAACCGTTGCCCGCAGATATGGGCGACTTCCAGTACATCATTCATGCAGCTTCGATTGCGTCTCCCACGTTCTACCGCCGAGATCCAATCGGCACCATGGATGCCAACGTCAACGGACTTCGCAATCTGCTGGAATACTTCAAAAATCAGAAGGATCAAGGTAAAGAAGTTGGCGGATTTCTATTCTTCTCGAGCAGTGAGATTTACGGCGATCCGACTCCAGAGAACATCCCAACTCCTGAAGACTACCGGGGGAATGTTTCCTGTACGGGACCTCGTGCCTGCTATGACGAAGCGAAGCGCTATGGCGAAACGCTGTGTGTGAACTTTGCTCAACAGTACGGATTACCGATTAAATCTGCCCGTCCGTTCAACAACTACGGACCTGGCTTGAAAATTACCGATCGACGTTTACTTCCCGACTTTGCACGCGATGTCTTCAGTGGTCGAGATATCACGATGCTTTCGGATGGTTCACCAAAGCGTACCTTTTGTTATTCGGCTGATTCGATCACGGGTTACTACAAAGTTCTCGTCAAAGGTCACGCAGGCGAAGCTTACAATATCGGAATCGAAACCCCTGAAATCTCAGTTCTAGAACTCGCTGAAAGAGTCGTTGCGCTCTCGAAAGAACTGTTTGGATACGAAGGTCAAGTGATTCGCAAAGTGAGCGAAGACAAGGACTATCTGGTTGACAATCCGGTTCGCCGTTGTCCTGTCATTGAGAAAGCAAGAACTCATCTCGGCTACAATCCAACGATCGGAATTGAAGAAGGACTACGTCGATCGCTGATTTGGTACGAAGGCAATCAAGAAGCGGAGGATGCATAA
- a CDS encoding DUF4910 domain-containing protein, with the protein MNITDLKTVLDPQAIGEDLHRFATTLYPICRSITGDGFRETLRQIEQFIPLKRYEVPTGTQVFDWTVPREWNIRDAYVKNSKGERVIDFKQHNLHVVNYSVPVHETMSLEALKPHLFSLPEHPDWIPYRTSYYKDTWGFCLTHQQLLDLPEDQYEVCIDSTLDAGNLTYGEYYLPGEVEDEVLVSCHACHPSLANDNLSGIAIAVYLAKALSEVARRYSYRFIFIPATIGSITWLSQNEDQVHRIKHGLVLSCLGDPGKSTYKKSRQGNAEVDRAVTHVLSHSEQDHNIIDFLPYGYDERQFCSPGFNLPVGCFMRSPNSKFPEYHTSADNLDFIQSECLADSFVKCLGVLSVLEHNKIYVNQNPKCEPQLGKRGLYRSIGGSSGTGLNELALLWTLNLSDGQHSLLDIAERSGFKFDVIKQVADALIETHLLKESAN; encoded by the coding sequence ATGAATATTACTGACCTCAAAACAGTGCTTGATCCCCAAGCGATCGGTGAAGATCTGCATCGCTTTGCGACTACGTTATATCCCATCTGTCGTAGCATTACGGGCGATGGCTTCCGAGAAACGTTGCGTCAAATCGAGCAATTTATTCCACTCAAGCGTTATGAAGTGCCCACTGGAACACAAGTGTTTGATTGGACAGTCCCGCGTGAATGGAATATCCGAGATGCTTACGTCAAAAACTCTAAAGGGGAGCGCGTCATTGACTTTAAACAGCACAATCTGCATGTTGTGAACTACAGTGTTCCAGTTCATGAAACGATGTCGCTGGAAGCCTTAAAACCGCATCTATTTAGCTTGCCTGAGCATCCAGATTGGATTCCGTATCGTACGTCTTACTACAAAGATACCTGGGGGTTCTGCTTAACTCATCAGCAGTTGCTCGACCTACCAGAGGATCAGTATGAGGTTTGTATTGACTCAACGTTAGACGCTGGAAACTTAACCTATGGGGAGTACTACTTACCTGGAGAAGTCGAAGATGAAGTCTTAGTCTCTTGTCATGCTTGCCATCCATCTTTAGCAAATGACAATCTTTCAGGAATTGCGATCGCGGTGTATCTTGCTAAAGCCTTGAGTGAGGTTGCTCGCCGCTATTCCTACCGCTTCATCTTCATTCCAGCCACGATTGGGTCAATTACTTGGTTGAGTCAAAACGAAGATCAAGTCCATCGCATCAAGCATGGTTTAGTCCTGAGTTGTCTAGGCGATCCAGGCAAGTCAACCTACAAGAAAAGTCGGCAGGGAAATGCAGAAGTCGATCGAGCTGTCACCCATGTTCTGAGCCATTCGGAGCAGGATCACAACATTATCGATTTCTTGCCCTATGGCTATGATGAGCGGCAGTTTTGCTCACCCGGGTTTAATTTGCCTGTGGGTTGCTTTATGCGATCGCCCAATAGTAAGTTCCCGGAGTACCATACCTCGGCAGACAACTTGGACTTTATCCAGTCTGAATGCCTCGCAGACTCCTTTGTGAAATGCTTAGGAGTGCTGTCAGTCTTAGAGCACAATAAGATTTATGTAAACCAGAATCCGAAGTGTGAACCTCAACTCGGTAAACGGGGACTCTATCGATCGATAGGAGGTTCCTCTGGAACTGGATTGAATGAGCTTGCATTACTGTGGACATTGAATTTGTCAGATGGACAACATTCATTGCTTGACATTGCAGAGCGATCAGGATTTAAGTTTGACGTGATTAAGCAAGTCGCAGATGCGTTGATCGAGACTCATCTGTTGAAGGAATCGGCTAACTGA
- a CDS encoding UDP-glucose dehydrogenase family protein yields MQVSIIGTGYVGLVSGVCFAEKGHQVFCVDVDQSKVDQINQGVSPFYEPGLNELLERNIHTRLKATTDFRQAILDTDLSLIAVGTPFDGKEVDLTYVKQVAQQIGEALKDKSTYHLVVVKSTVVPGTTDQVVLPILEAASGKKAGVDFGVGMNPEFLTEGEAIDDFMYPDRIVLGGIDEQSIDMLDALYTGFENVDRLRTNNSTAEMIKYTSNSLLALLISFSNEVGNLCSAIGNTDIVEVMKGVHNSRYLTTVLPNGERVVPPITSFLAAGCGFGGSCLPKDVKALIAHGEKYQSLMPLLDAVIQVNQSQPQQVIARLNKHFPSLDGVKIAILGLSFRPNTNDMRETPAIPLIKALKAQNASLKAYDPVANSEAAKLIRPEEAELCNSLKEVLENVDAIVLVTRWDEFKAVPELIAQFDPQPVFVDGRRMLDKNSIQRYEGIGL; encoded by the coding sequence ATGCAAGTTTCAATTATTGGAACAGGTTATGTTGGCTTAGTTTCAGGCGTTTGCTTTGCAGAGAAAGGACATCAAGTATTCTGTGTTGATGTCGATCAATCAAAAGTAGACCAGATCAATCAGGGCGTTTCTCCCTTCTATGAGCCTGGATTGAATGAACTATTAGAGCGCAACATTCACACTCGGCTCAAAGCCACGACTGATTTCCGCCAAGCGATTCTCGACACAGATCTTTCACTCATTGCTGTGGGAACTCCATTTGACGGTAAAGAGGTCGATCTGACTTACGTGAAGCAAGTCGCTCAGCAGATTGGAGAAGCACTCAAGGATAAATCGACTTATCACTTAGTCGTTGTCAAAAGTACTGTTGTGCCTGGAACAACTGATCAAGTGGTTCTCCCGATTCTCGAAGCCGCTTCAGGTAAGAAAGCTGGTGTTGACTTTGGTGTGGGAATGAACCCGGAATTTCTCACCGAAGGTGAAGCGATCGACGATTTTATGTACCCGGATCGGATTGTGCTCGGCGGGATTGATGAACAAAGCATCGATATGCTAGACGCACTCTATACGGGGTTTGAGAATGTCGATCGCTTAAGAACGAACAACTCCACCGCAGAGATGATCAAATACACGTCAAACTCATTGTTGGCGCTGTTGATCTCTTTCTCGAATGAAGTTGGTAATCTGTGTTCTGCAATTGGCAACACCGACATTGTGGAAGTCATGAAAGGCGTCCATAACAGTCGTTACTTGACGACCGTGCTGCCGAATGGCGAGCGTGTTGTTCCGCCCATTACTAGCTTCCTCGCCGCAGGCTGCGGATTTGGTGGAAGCTGTCTCCCCAAAGATGTGAAAGCTTTGATCGCTCATGGTGAGAAGTATCAAAGTCTGATGCCCTTGTTAGATGCAGTCATTCAAGTCAATCAATCTCAACCGCAGCAAGTCATTGCCCGATTGAACAAGCATTTTCCGTCACTCGATGGAGTGAAGATTGCAATTCTTGGTCTGTCATTTAGACCGAATACGAATGACATGCGCGAAACGCCTGCAATTCCCTTGATCAAAGCACTCAAAGCACAGAATGCATCCCTCAAAGCTTATGATCCGGTTGCAAATTCAGAAGCAGCAAAGTTGATCCGCCCAGAAGAGGCTGAACTTTGCAATAGCTTGAAAGAAGTCCTTGAGAATGTTGATGCGATCGTGCTTGTGACTCGTTGGGATGAGTTCAAAGCCGTTCCCGAACTGATTGCTCAATTTGATCCACAGCCCGTCTTTGTGGATGGTCGCCGAATGTTGGATAAGAATTCGATCCAACGATACGAAGGCATTGGACTTTAA
- a CDS encoding DUF6391 domain-containing protein, whose amino-acid sequence MTANASEFDEFLNFFLPTPQVAQDTELLRKIGFLPGLKEMLTVRQVHALEHATVWILSGLPDRRSSPQTDWEDNSGLGGLSTEQGFYLYGQANTVDVRRAVNQALSRITHGEWNLAVHPRCGTNLSVGMLLTAAIAFGFHLVLPRTPIEQLLGFGVAATTAAQLTPELGRIVQQYITTAVPFNLRVREVSSVQDSWGRPAHFVRVEWIDV is encoded by the coding sequence ATGACTGCAAATGCTTCTGAGTTCGATGAGTTTTTGAATTTTTTCCTCCCAACTCCTCAAGTGGCTCAAGACACTGAGTTGCTTAGGAAAATTGGATTTCTTCCAGGATTGAAAGAAATGCTGACGGTGCGCCAAGTTCATGCCCTAGAGCATGCCACTGTTTGGATTTTGAGTGGATTACCCGATCGGCGTAGCTCACCGCAAACTGATTGGGAAGACAATAGCGGTTTAGGCGGATTATCAACCGAGCAGGGATTTTATCTCTATGGGCAGGCGAACACGGTTGATGTCAGACGGGCTGTAAATCAAGCGTTGTCCCGAATTACGCATGGAGAATGGAATCTCGCAGTGCATCCACGTTGTGGAACAAATCTTTCAGTCGGGATGTTGTTAACGGCTGCGATCGCGTTTGGGTTCCATTTGGTATTGCCTCGCACGCCGATCGAGCAATTATTAGGATTCGGAGTGGCTGCAACGACTGCCGCACAACTAACCCCAGAGTTAGGACGCATCGTCCAGCAGTACATTACAACCGCAGTACCCTTTAACTTGAGGGTTCGAGAAGTTTCGAGCGTGCAGGACAGTTGGGGTCGTCCGGCTCACTTCGTTCGAGTTGAGTGGATTGATGTCTAG
- a CDS encoding phytanoyl-CoA dioxygenase family protein, which translates to MSDEVRRDRLYNGQLFLYSPRPSMLALCEHARQMIAAAFAPLDPTQAQHQLSVEEFVAIAASLKPSFIHHPKSKQLIQKILEEYGYDLEKTYFDVPRLKIITSHAYLTAGVGYPFHPHRDTWYCAPPSQVNWWLPVYEFESESSMAFHPKYWNQAVKNSSSGFNYYEYNNTGRKNAAQHVKKDTRFQPRAEEFVDIDPQVRLVCEVGGVLLFSGAQMHSTVPNTSGHTRFSIDFRTVHLDDLIAKQGAPNIDNASTGTALRDFMRATDLAQLPEEVVALYEDTPPPEGELVFQPPVALAAY; encoded by the coding sequence GTGAGTGACGAAGTTAGACGCGATCGCCTTTACAATGGTCAGCTATTTCTTTACTCTCCTCGCCCTAGCATGTTGGCGCTCTGTGAACATGCGCGTCAAATGATTGCAGCGGCATTCGCTCCACTCGATCCGACTCAAGCACAACATCAGTTAAGCGTCGAAGAATTTGTCGCGATCGCTGCGTCACTTAAGCCTAGTTTTATCCATCATCCCAAGTCAAAGCAGCTCATTCAGAAGATTCTGGAAGAGTATGGCTATGACTTAGAGAAAACATATTTTGATGTACCTCGCTTAAAAATCATTACGAGTCACGCCTATCTCACAGCAGGAGTCGGATATCCTTTTCATCCTCACAGAGATACCTGGTACTGTGCGCCTCCAAGCCAAGTCAATTGGTGGCTACCAGTCTATGAATTTGAGTCAGAAAGCTCAATGGCATTCCATCCAAAATACTGGAATCAGGCTGTGAAAAATAGCTCTAGTGGATTTAACTACTACGAGTACAACAATACAGGTCGTAAGAATGCTGCTCAGCATGTGAAGAAAGACACTCGTTTTCAGCCTCGTGCCGAAGAATTTGTAGATATCGATCCACAAGTTCGTCTAGTGTGCGAAGTCGGTGGAGTTCTATTGTTCTCTGGCGCACAGATGCATTCAACTGTGCCAAATACTTCTGGACACACCCGTTTTAGTATCGATTTCAGAACCGTTCATCTCGATGATCTCATTGCCAAGCAAGGCGCACCAAATATCGATAATGCTTCTACTGGAACTGCGCTCAGAGACTTTATGCGAGCGACAGATCTCGCTCAGCTGCCTGAAGAAGTTGTTGCCTTATACGAAGATACTCCTCCGCCTGAAGGCGAGTTAGTGTTTCAACCGCCTGTTGCTCTCGCTGCCTATTAG
- a CDS encoding glucose-1-phosphate cytidylyltransferase, whose amino-acid sequence MKVVLFCGGLGTRLRDYSEKVPKPMVNIGYRPILWHLMKYYAHYGHKDFILCLGYKADYIKEYFLNYNECLSNDFVLSAGGKQVQMIGSDIHDWRITFVDTGLSSNIGQRLKAVEKYLEGEEMFLANYSDGLSNLPLDDFIDHFMRHDKVASFLSVKPTQTFHVVSTQEDGLVKSIEHVNNADLRINGGFFALKTEIFKYMQPGEELVIEPFQRLIEKEQLVAYNYDGFWTCMDTFRDKQNLDDMYSQGNPPWEVWKTRKTL is encoded by the coding sequence ATGAAAGTTGTTTTGTTTTGTGGCGGTCTAGGCACTCGGTTGAGAGACTATTCGGAAAAAGTTCCCAAACCGATGGTCAACATCGGGTATCGTCCTATCTTGTGGCATTTGATGAAATACTATGCTCACTATGGACACAAAGATTTCATTCTCTGTCTGGGATACAAAGCAGACTATATCAAAGAGTACTTTTTGAACTACAACGAATGCCTCTCCAATGACTTCGTGCTATCCGCAGGCGGCAAGCAAGTTCAAATGATTGGGAGTGACATTCACGACTGGCGGATTACCTTTGTTGATACTGGGTTGTCTTCTAACATCGGACAGCGCCTAAAAGCAGTTGAAAAGTATCTCGAAGGCGAAGAGATGTTCTTAGCCAACTACAGCGATGGACTTAGCAACCTGCCGCTTGATGACTTCATCGATCACTTCATGCGACATGACAAAGTTGCAAGTTTTCTCTCTGTGAAGCCGACTCAGACGTTCCACGTTGTCTCTACTCAAGAAGATGGATTAGTCAAGAGCATTGAACATGTGAACAATGCGGATCTACGCATCAATGGTGGATTCTTCGCGCTCAAGACCGAAATCTTTAAATACATGCAGCCCGGTGAGGAACTAGTGATTGAGCCATTCCAGCGCTTGATTGAGAAAGAGCAATTGGTTGCTTACAACTATGATGGCTTCTGGACTTGTATGGATACATTCAGAGACAAGCAAAATTTGGATGATATGTATTCTCAAGGGAATCCTCCCTGGGAAGTTTGGAAGACCCGAAAAACGCTCTAA
- a CDS encoding PIG-L deacetylase family protein — MLKLMFDRGKDAEYRILCLGAHCDDIEIGCGGTILKLIEEYPNAIFYWVVFSSSEVRSKEAFESADRFLAGAKVENIVVKNFRNSFFPFVGTEIKEYFNELSQAFSPDLILTHYKHDAHQDHRVISDLTWNSYRNHFVLEYEIPKYDGDIGNPNFYVPVSEEICNRKIQTLMEVFETQKKRQWFTEDTFQAIMRLRGIESNAPSKFAEAFYSRKLVF; from the coding sequence ATGCTGAAGTTGATGTTCGATCGAGGAAAAGACGCTGAATATCGGATTCTGTGTCTGGGCGCACACTGCGATGATATTGAAATCGGATGCGGTGGCACGATTTTGAAACTAATCGAAGAGTATCCGAACGCAATCTTTTACTGGGTTGTGTTTAGCTCTAGCGAAGTGCGATCGAAAGAAGCGTTCGAGAGCGCAGATCGATTTTTAGCAGGTGCGAAAGTTGAGAACATTGTTGTCAAAAACTTCCGCAACAGTTTCTTTCCATTCGTGGGTACTGAAATCAAGGAGTACTTTAACGAACTCAGCCAAGCATTTTCACCCGATCTGATCCTGACGCACTACAAGCATGATGCTCACCAAGATCACCGCGTGATTTCCGATCTCACTTGGAATAGCTATCGGAATCATTTCGTTCTGGAATACGAAATTCCCAAGTATGACGGGGATATTGGGAATCCAAATTTCTACGTTCCCGTTAGCGAAGAAATTTGCAATCGCAAGATTCAAACGCTGATGGAAGTGTTTGAAACGCAGAAAAAACGTCAGTGGTTCACTGAAGATACGTTCCAAGCCATCATGCGGCTCCGAGGCATTGAATCGAATGCGCCCAGTAAGTTTGCGGAGGCATTTTACAGTCGCAAGTTAGTGTTTTGA